The Micromonospora sp. NBC_00421 genome contains a region encoding:
- a CDS encoding SDR family oxidoreductase, which translates to MTDTPSLHGRIALVTGAAKSLGADIVRRLATCGAHVVVNYFHSVEQAELLRTELAEAGLSAEFIRASVAKRTEIDRMFGLVRQRHGGLDFLVNNAAGGAFLPLFDVDDTYWQRAWSTNVMGAYHCSRRAAELMVGRPGAAILCLSSVGAHQPVPGYGPGGVTKAALESLVRYLALELADQDIRVNTVLLGSVASEIVVNLDDPAAALGDSPRTSDLMRRTISTPEAARLLVHLLHPDTGFITGQTLVADGGISIGGMQSLRLHSKLAAQVGVPTRTPPVRPTAAARAPEAHPSTTEVVVVPEPAPAAATPRPVRDPQPRRPETGPAEQDPDAIAVVGLGVVLPGANNPAELYDRLREGVLLASEPSAFDLRHFWSASAAETDSFYIREAGYVQGFVPDPASITEPDGFLGHPGWPRTTRWLRHCTVQALAGVRRRPGDRWLAATTGIHDQTGLGTQGVVLGDEYQRLIRDAIQSSGGDDWLAELADHAISAHYGGDGGNPLAYLPASVSRNALRGLIPGDAQHLTLDAACATGLFCLDAAVKALREGSCDVALVGGTSVIEPIGFTLFCRAQGITVSGRIRPFDQAADGTLIGEGAVMLALKPYARAVADGDHIHGVVLGTGLAADGRGKGIHAPATRGQELAIGRAWADAGVDASDVDWVVAHGTGTPVGDEVELRSLLSRLGERDRPCLLTSNKQVFGHTGVLAGLVSVAHALVALAHRTIPGHTVVTDPHPLLGDGTRLTVPVTDAPWPVDEARPRMVGVSSFGLGGADAHVVLADRVPSTRPAPRPSVPDRTPDTEDLVVVGWSTHLPGLDRDRVPGWLVGDGPAPQLSFGSPYPLPSPLDVRIPPRTMRHMDPAHLMMLQALGPLLADLGEPGTALRPTTAILVGASLPTTHNARAALRVHAQECASTFDLLPDPGQAQTLREYLAKALADAGDVIPDELNEDDFTGAVSCILSGRAANYYDLRGFGTSVYAHRDSTHSALDLALRQLRHRACDLALVGAVSLRPISGWDRHLDTLVPAGRSVAEGAAVVAVARRSTAREYGLPILGTLATAPEGTADDPAHTLPAPAGTDRTYLALDALLAVLRAVVTGTDTVVSPAAPGSPSIRFTGPTGSGPDPGGAVPEPAEQPIGRRQTLQLRPLTPPDPDGPAIPAGSIVLTDAADLAAAVTGPDIAVWSPRPGVDAATHVPPDAAADALADLPFVPRHIRILTRLETPDGGADDIEAARLEDLQDLAFTTIQAALPALRAGGSLAALLLAALPQGTTHPLAGLFSGLVRSVRAEVPQCSGNTLITDASQAPTALAQLARAATARVPTHTLACHGQTWSELAVADDEARPHRTAEPTLPPGAIVVAFGGARGITPELLDAVARTTDRPHLYLVGRTLLPETDDELPPQAEFIAAGRREHPDASVRELKTAYERAQARLEVRRTVHRLAELCGPDRVHHRVCDVLDADRTRAVLDEVMDRHGRIDLLINTVLDLRSRALHAKTLVDFRAVRATKATGYRNLKRALAGRPPRTWCNFSTLATLAPAPGDVDYCAVNEYLAYASAWADRHAPEGHRELAILWSGWREVGVASSAAMQETLRRNRMDAYISSRQGAAQFLDAVTRPGSGAAVFYIREEERVLLGQRGISTDTTSGRLPLPVPDAPPPTPPDPSLATPLLDGVLLRGRRWAVFTKTWEPHTLAEQDGRWMRHHRVNGEYVLPGTFALEAAAGAAGHLCPDLVVTGFRDLVCRTSVTVRSAGPPRTITVQARLTDRSPDRAVVTVRITTNRVGRNGKVLRFDDLLCETTVVLADRHPALPAPTDQVAHRPEPDFTMPVYSADLPITLSGPFAGTSGYARGPDGTSATFRLDHEAWSPALAGMTVPAILLDAMVHLLLLPPHGDRPPLVGPMAGIEAVDLGGPGNDCQLSAAHPTIRLHCRFADGALTASTTDGHVLARITGVSAHATDHSGRLIRPHADIPQPALP; encoded by the coding sequence ATGACCGACACGCCAAGCCTGCACGGTCGGATCGCGTTGGTGACCGGCGCGGCCAAGAGCCTCGGCGCGGACATCGTCCGTCGACTGGCCACCTGCGGCGCACACGTCGTCGTCAACTACTTCCACTCCGTCGAGCAGGCCGAACTGCTGCGCACCGAGCTGGCGGAGGCCGGCCTCAGCGCGGAGTTCATCCGGGCCTCGGTGGCCAAACGCACCGAGATCGACCGGATGTTCGGCCTGGTCCGGCAGCGGCACGGCGGCCTCGACTTCCTCGTCAACAACGCGGCCGGCGGCGCGTTCCTGCCCCTGTTCGACGTCGACGACACGTACTGGCAGCGGGCCTGGTCCACCAACGTCATGGGGGCGTACCACTGCTCCCGCCGGGCGGCCGAGCTGATGGTGGGCCGCCCGGGAGCAGCCATCCTCTGTCTGTCCAGCGTCGGCGCCCACCAGCCGGTCCCCGGGTACGGCCCCGGCGGCGTCACCAAGGCCGCCCTGGAGTCCCTGGTCCGGTACCTGGCGCTGGAACTGGCCGACCAGGACATCCGGGTCAACACCGTGCTGCTGGGCTCCGTGGCCAGCGAAATCGTCGTCAACCTCGACGACCCGGCCGCCGCGCTCGGAGACTCGCCGCGCACCAGCGACCTGATGCGCCGCACCATCTCCACCCCCGAAGCGGCCCGGCTGCTCGTCCACCTCCTGCACCCGGACACCGGATTCATCACCGGGCAGACCCTCGTCGCCGACGGCGGCATCAGCATCGGCGGAATGCAGAGTCTGCGACTGCACAGCAAACTCGCCGCGCAGGTCGGTGTGCCCACCCGAACCCCACCGGTCCGCCCCACCGCAGCAGCCAGGGCACCCGAGGCGCACCCCTCGACCACCGAGGTCGTCGTCGTACCCGAACCGGCCCCCGCCGCCGCGACACCACGCCCGGTGCGCGACCCGCAGCCGCGCCGACCGGAGACCGGCCCCGCCGAGCAGGACCCGGATGCCATCGCGGTGGTCGGCCTCGGGGTGGTCCTGCCCGGCGCCAACAACCCCGCCGAACTCTACGACCGGCTCCGGGAGGGCGTCCTGCTGGCCAGCGAGCCGTCCGCGTTCGACCTGCGGCACTTCTGGTCGGCCAGCGCGGCGGAGACCGACAGCTTCTACATCCGGGAAGCCGGCTACGTGCAGGGGTTCGTCCCCGACCCCGCCTCGATCACCGAACCCGACGGGTTCCTGGGACACCCCGGCTGGCCACGCACCACCCGGTGGCTGCGGCACTGCACCGTCCAGGCCCTGGCCGGAGTGCGCCGCCGGCCCGGCGACCGGTGGCTGGCGGCGACCACCGGCATCCACGACCAGACCGGGCTCGGCACCCAGGGCGTCGTCCTCGGCGACGAGTACCAACGCCTGATCCGCGACGCCATCCAGAGCAGCGGCGGCGACGACTGGCTGGCCGAACTCGCCGACCACGCCATCAGCGCCCACTACGGCGGCGACGGCGGCAACCCGCTGGCCTACCTGCCCGCCTCGGTCTCCCGCAACGCGCTACGCGGGCTGATCCCGGGCGACGCCCAACACCTGACCCTCGACGCGGCCTGCGCCACCGGCCTGTTCTGTCTCGACGCCGCCGTCAAGGCCCTCCGCGAGGGAAGCTGCGACGTGGCACTGGTCGGCGGCACGTCGGTGATCGAACCGATCGGCTTCACGCTGTTCTGCCGGGCCCAGGGAATCACCGTCAGCGGCCGGATCCGCCCCTTCGACCAGGCGGCCGACGGGACACTGATCGGTGAGGGCGCCGTCATGCTCGCGCTGAAACCGTACGCCCGCGCGGTGGCCGACGGGGACCACATCCACGGCGTCGTCCTCGGCACCGGACTGGCCGCCGACGGCCGCGGCAAGGGCATCCACGCCCCGGCCACCCGGGGACAGGAACTGGCGATCGGCCGGGCCTGGGCCGACGCCGGCGTCGACGCCTCCGACGTGGACTGGGTGGTGGCCCACGGCACCGGCACCCCCGTCGGTGACGAGGTGGAACTACGTTCCCTGTTGTCACGACTGGGCGAGCGGGACCGGCCGTGCCTGCTGACGTCGAACAAACAGGTCTTCGGCCACACCGGTGTCCTGGCCGGGCTGGTGTCGGTGGCGCACGCACTGGTCGCCCTCGCCCACCGCACGATTCCCGGCCACACCGTGGTCACCGATCCCCACCCGCTGCTGGGCGACGGCACCCGACTGACGGTGCCGGTCACCGATGCGCCCTGGCCGGTCGACGAGGCCCGCCCCCGGATGGTCGGGGTGTCCTCGTTCGGCCTCGGGGGAGCCGACGCCCACGTGGTGCTCGCCGACCGGGTGCCGTCGACCCGACCCGCGCCCCGACCGTCGGTGCCCGACCGCACCCCGGACACCGAGGACCTGGTCGTGGTGGGCTGGAGCACCCACCTGCCCGGCCTGGACCGCGACCGGGTGCCCGGCTGGCTCGTCGGCGACGGCCCGGCCCCGCAGCTCAGCTTCGGCAGCCCGTACCCGCTGCCGTCCCCCCTCGACGTGCGGATCCCGCCCCGGACGATGCGGCACATGGACCCCGCCCACCTGATGATGCTCCAAGCCCTCGGGCCGCTCCTGGCCGACCTGGGTGAGCCGGGAACCGCACTGCGACCCACCACCGCGATCCTGGTGGGGGCGAGCCTGCCGACCACGCACAACGCCCGCGCCGCCCTACGGGTGCACGCGCAGGAGTGCGCCTCGACGTTCGACCTGCTACCCGACCCCGGGCAGGCCCAGACACTGCGGGAATACCTCGCCAAGGCGCTCGCCGACGCCGGCGACGTCATACCCGACGAGCTCAACGAGGACGACTTCACCGGTGCCGTCTCCTGCATCCTGTCCGGCCGGGCCGCCAACTACTACGACTTGCGGGGCTTCGGCACCAGCGTCTACGCCCACCGCGACTCCACCCACAGCGCCCTCGATCTGGCCCTGCGCCAACTCCGCCACCGGGCCTGCGACCTGGCCCTCGTCGGCGCGGTGAGCCTCCGACCGATCAGCGGATGGGACCGGCACCTGGACACCCTCGTACCGGCGGGTCGATCGGTCGCCGAGGGCGCCGCCGTCGTCGCCGTCGCCCGCCGCTCCACCGCCCGGGAGTACGGCCTGCCCATCCTGGGTACGCTCGCCACCGCACCCGAGGGCACCGCCGACGACCCGGCACACACCCTGCCGGCACCGGCCGGCACCGACCGCACCTACCTGGCCCTGGACGCCCTGCTGGCGGTGCTCCGGGCCGTCGTCACCGGCACCGACACCGTCGTGTCACCGGCCGCCCCCGGATCACCGTCGATCCGGTTCACCGGGCCGACCGGCTCCGGCCCCGACCCGGGCGGGGCCGTCCCGGAACCGGCCGAACAGCCGATCGGCCGCCGGCAGACCCTCCAGCTGCGTCCGCTGACCCCACCGGACCCGGACGGGCCGGCGATCCCGGCCGGGAGCATCGTGCTCACCGACGCCGCGGACCTCGCCGCTGCGGTCACCGGACCGGACATCGCCGTCTGGTCACCGCGGCCGGGAGTCGACGCCGCCACCCACGTACCGCCCGACGCCGCCGCCGACGCGCTGGCCGACCTGCCGTTCGTTCCACGCCACATCCGGATCCTCACCCGGCTGGAAACCCCCGACGGCGGTGCCGACGACATCGAGGCCGCCCGGTTGGAGGACCTCCAGGACCTGGCGTTCACCACCATCCAGGCCGCGCTGCCCGCGCTGCGGGCCGGCGGGTCGCTCGCCGCGCTGCTGCTCGCCGCCCTACCGCAGGGAACGACCCACCCGCTCGCCGGCCTGTTCAGCGGACTCGTCCGCTCGGTACGGGCCGAGGTCCCGCAGTGCAGCGGGAACACCCTGATCACCGACGCGTCGCAAGCCCCGACCGCGCTGGCACAGCTGGCCCGGGCGGCGACCGCCCGGGTGCCCACGCACACCCTGGCCTGCCACGGACAGACCTGGTCCGAGCTGGCCGTCGCCGACGACGAAGCCCGACCGCACCGCACGGCAGAACCCACCCTGCCACCGGGCGCGATCGTGGTCGCCTTCGGTGGCGCCCGCGGCATCACCCCCGAACTCCTCGATGCCGTGGCCCGCACCACCGACCGCCCCCACCTGTACCTCGTCGGCCGTACCCTGCTACCCGAGACCGACGACGAACTGCCACCCCAGGCCGAGTTCATCGCCGCCGGACGCCGGGAACACCCCGACGCGTCGGTGCGGGAACTCAAGACCGCCTACGAACGTGCCCAGGCCCGCCTGGAGGTACGCCGGACCGTGCACCGGCTCGCCGAACTGTGCGGGCCGGACCGGGTCCACCACCGGGTGTGCGACGTTCTGGACGCGGACCGCACCAGGGCGGTCCTCGACGAGGTCATGGACCGGCACGGGCGCATCGACCTGCTCATCAACACCGTCCTCGACCTGCGCTCCCGGGCACTGCACGCGAAGACCCTGGTCGACTTCCGGGCGGTACGGGCCACCAAAGCCACCGGCTACCGCAACCTCAAACGCGCCCTGGCCGGCCGGCCGCCCCGGACCTGGTGCAACTTCAGCACCCTGGCCACCCTCGCCCCCGCCCCCGGAGACGTCGACTACTGCGCCGTCAACGAATACCTGGCGTACGCGAGCGCCTGGGCCGACCGGCACGCACCCGAGGGACACCGCGAACTCGCCATCCTCTGGAGCGGCTGGCGGGAAGTCGGCGTCGCCAGCAGCGCCGCCATGCAGGAAACCCTGCGCCGCAACCGGATGGACGCCTACATCAGCAGCAGGCAGGGTGCCGCCCAGTTCCTCGACGCGGTGACCCGGCCCGGCAGCGGGGCGGCGGTCTTCTACATCCGGGAGGAGGAACGCGTACTGCTGGGGCAGCGGGGAATCAGCACCGACACCACCAGCGGCCGGCTGCCACTGCCCGTACCCGACGCACCACCACCCACCCCACCGGATCCGTCCCTGGCCACGCCGCTGCTCGACGGCGTGCTGCTGCGCGGCCGCCGCTGGGCGGTGTTCACCAAGACCTGGGAACCACACACCCTCGCGGAGCAGGACGGCCGGTGGATGCGCCACCACCGGGTCAACGGGGAGTATGTCCTCCCCGGCACCTTCGCCCTCGAGGCCGCCGCCGGCGCAGCCGGACACCTCTGCCCCGACCTCGTCGTCACCGGATTCCGTGACCTGGTCTGCCGGACGTCGGTGACGGTCAGGTCCGCCGGACCACCCCGCACCATCACGGTGCAGGCCCGACTCACCGACCGGTCCCCGGACCGGGCCGTGGTGACGGTCCGGATCACCACCAACCGGGTCGGCCGCAACGGCAAGGTCCTGCGCTTCGACGACCTGCTCTGCGAGACGACAGTCGTGCTGGCCGACCGGCACCCCGCACTGCCCGCGCCGACCGACCAGGTGGCGCACCGACCCGAACCGGACTTCACCATGCCGGTCTACTCCGCCGACCTGCCGATCACCCTCAGCGGCCCGTTCGCCGGCACCAGCGGGTACGCCCGGGGACCGGACGGCACGAGCGCCACGTTCCGCCTGGACCACGAGGCGTGGAGCCCGGCCCTGGCCGGGATGACCGTACCGGCGATTCTGCTGGACGCGATGGTGCACCTGCTGCTCCTGCCGCCACACGGCGACCGGCCACCCCTGGTCGGCCCGATGGCCGGCATCGAGGCGGTGGACCTCGGTGGACCGGGCAACGACTGCCAGCTCAGCGCCGCGCATCCGACGATCCGGCTGCACTGCCGGTTCGCCGACGGCGCGTTGACCGCGTCGACCACGGACGGCCACGTCCTGGCCCGGATCACCGGGGTCAGCGCGCACGCCACCGACCACAGCGGGAGGTTGATCCGGCCGCACGCCGACATCCCCCAGCCGGCCCTTCCCTGA